The nucleotide window TTGTTACTTCATTGACAGCTTGTAAAGAAAGTAATCCTGTGACAGTTTCCTcaataaaaaatcatgcaaatatgaacaaaaatataaattgtaccggaaaaataaaaaacttacaTAATTTTTGTACACTACAACCAAAATCTGCAAGACCATAAAATATTTCCTGTACACTTCTGATTATGCGCTCCAACCGCACCGACCACATTTACCAAACTTTTAAACTTCACCAACAGATTTTGGCATTTTAGTCCTTGGTCTACCGCGTCTCTTCTTAGTAAGAGGAGGCATGATAACATCTTCTGAACCCTCATGCATCACATTCTTAATGTCAGGTATGGGAGAAATACTAAACGCATATGAACATCTAAAGTAGCTTGACTTGAAGTGGTCATCAGTATACTCATGAATGCAACCAGAATCTTTTTGAATAGCAAAAAGTGCATGAACACAAGGAAAGCCTTTTATTTGCCACTCATGACAGGAGCACAAACGATTAGCCAAATCAACCTTAACACAGATTTCAGCATGCACATCATAGACAGAAGCACTACAACGACTAACATTCCAATTCCTACCAACCATCAACCTTTCGTTCAAGGTTCTCTCCATCATGGGACATAGAACAGAGCACCACTGCTCTGCTTTACGACTCCATTCAGCCATCATTTTCTTGAGTTTACTCCTGATGCCATCAACCATTTGACAGATTGGCAAAGCACGTAGCTCAAAAATCCAAGAATTAAATGATTCAGAAGCATTGTTGCACATTTCACCATATCGATTACCCTTAAAATAGGCATATGACCAACTCTCCTTAGGAAGATCTTCTAAAAAAGTCATAACAGGAGCACCACCCtcatgttttaaatttttcatattaaccTCAAAAGCAGCTTTTGTGGGAGCATAGGCGCATTTCAAAAAAAGATCAACAATGTGATCCCGGAAAAATTTGCCATACGTAGAAGGATATTTAGATAAAAGGTTCTGTTTCAAATGCTGCAGGCAAAATGCATGATGGGATGTTGGAAACATGTTTGAAACAGCTTCAGTGAGACCTTTGTTATGATCAGATATAAATGTAATCGTCCTCCCTTGTGGAGTCAAAACTTTAGCTAAGTTTTCAAAGAACCAGCTCCAATTTTCCTCATTTTCCGAGTCCACGATAGCAAAAGCAAAGGGAAAAGATCCTGCAAACCAATAACATAAAATAGAATGGATGAGTAACCTGGTATTCCAAAGGTATACAAAGACATACATTTATATGTCACTTatcaaaaatcacaaaatataCATAAAGATGTAATTGTCAACCATCCGCACACAGATACAGATCAACAATCAcagtaataaaaataaaaaataaaatttatacctTGGTTTCCATTCTTTCCCGTGGCACCAATTAGTTGCCCCTTATGCTTACTTTCTAGACCAGTCACATCTATGAACAACAAAGGTCTGCACCACCGAAAGCCCTCAATGCATGCACCATAACAAATAAACAATCTCCGAAAACGAGAAGTCTTAGGATCACACTCCAAGACACAATGTGACCCCCGATTGGATGACATTAAAGCATCACGATACCAAACTAATTGACTATAAGACGAGGATTCATCACCATGAACCTCGCTCTTGGCCAAATTTTTTGCATACCACGCAGTATGGTAAGAGATATCAAGACCATAGTTCTGCTTAAAATCCTTGACAATATCAATAGGCTTAATAAATGGTTCTTCCTGGATTCTATCCACCAAAACAGAAGATATAATCCTTGAGCTCATCGTCTTACCTTTCTCTTCACAGATAGCACCCGTGCAAGTGTGAACTTTATTTAAAGACTTAATGTAGAAAAAACCATTCAACCGACACACTGAAGCATGTATACGCCAATTACATCCATCTGAGATCTTCTTAAAACATTCAGCAATAACACgttctttttcattctttaCAAAAGCAAAACGAAATCCAGTCGCGAAGGCATACTTACACAACTTGTTACGAAATTCAACTACACCCCCTTCAAACTTCTGGCCCACATTATTAATATATTCCTTCCAACCCTGAGACAAAAATGTCTCGCCTTCATGAAATCTGGAGGTCCCCAAATGTTCATTCTCATCAAAAGCACTACTATCTAACATGCATGATGAAGACGCTGCATGATTAGATATTGCATCACCACATGCTGCACGATTAGATATTGCATCACTAGACGCTGCATCATTAGATGTTGCATCATTAGGAGTAGTGTGGTTAGACATTGCATCAGCAGACAATGCATGATTAGGAGCTCCAGTCGTTGCATGATTAGACGCTCCATGATCAACTGCTGCATGATCAGATGTTGCATCATTAGATGCAGCACGATCAGGAGCTGCACGATTAGAAACTGCATGACTATAAGGTGTGTGGTTAGGCGCAGCATGATTAGACGTTCCATGATTGCCATCCTCATTATTTGAACTCAAAAGATCCTTCACCGACATATCAACAAAACTACTCTTCAACATCGATAAACACATAAGCATCAAATGCACATCCATATCCGATTGCAGCAAGCAATTAGGATGCTCAGGAAGAGAATAGGTCAGCTCAAAACTCCCTACTTTTAGTTCCTTGAACCTTAAACACATCTCATTACAGATATCTGCATATTTACTATGTTCAAACAATGCAATGACGACCGTAACTGCACCATAACTACACCTTGCTATTCTAGCACTCTCCATTCCTCTACATGTAAAAATGACCAATACAAATCAACAGTAagtatgaagaaaaataaaaataaaaactgaacaCTGAGTCAGCAACTACCCATATAACTAATTGTAACTGATCTATAGCAAATATTAAATTCCTCAACGAAATCAAATGTTAAACAATTATGTTAACAAATCATactacaaaaatacaaaaacaaaacacgaTGTAATTGAGTGAAACTGTCTCACGGTAAAACTTATTCCAAAACAGTAGTGTAACAAGTGTAACGAAGACAGTTCCAGTTTTTCCAAAGCACTAGGATGCATCATTATACACTCTATTAACCACAACATAACACAGTAGCTGTAACACAATTGTTGaacaacaaaaatgacaaaaaaacgagaaataaaaataaccaTGCCGAACCAAATACCTCAACAATATCTCCAATCAATACAACCCAGAtgtcaaaaaattttaaataaactaAAAGCAAACAGAAACACAGAAATACAAATTTGCACGATGAACAATACCACAATAACTACttcaactaaaaaaaaaatattcttaaTAAACCAAAAATACAGATGTATGTGaatcaaccaaagaaaatatacaaCATGACGAAGAAGAACAAACTgaaaccaaacaaagaaaaatagctAAATAGCTTGTGAATGATTCGCATGAAGACCGATCAACTACGCGCtccaaaataaatgaaagctCTGGAGCAGAGttttaaaccaaaacaaacctGAATCCTCAAACTCAGTAAGCATTACCCAAATGAGAggagaaaataaatcaaaattgaaaaacttggATGAACAAATCGAGCTGAAATCTTAATTAATGCAACGGAAAATTGAcattttgaagaagaaaaagaatccaAATCTTGCCACTGATGATTCGTAACAAACTTGTTCATGTTTCAAGGGTAAAGGAACATCAAAATCTGGTTGACCAACACTAGGGAGGGATCTAGCttaattaaattgttgaaatAAAGGATAGCATCCCCGAAATCACTTGCACTGGAAGACTGgattctattttttaataactaaaaGTTGAAATCTGTATTACTTCAATATAATTTCCCTATAGAAATTGCAGGAAATCCTGGTTTTGCCTCATAcattaaaaaacataaatgaaaaatatttataaataattgatACAGATATAGGACAACTATCCAGGTGATTTATGTAAATGACTAGTTCATGATGTTGAAGAGCGAAGGGAAAATCATTTACAGTTTCTTTGGTTATCCTTGATTGGGTTGTTGATTTGTAAGAATCAAACCAGACTCCGACCTGCACATTGCACGTGTACAGTTCAAATaaggaaagaagtaaaaacaTGTCCTTCAAAGCAATGGTGTTAAAGATTAAAATAAGGAACAAACTGCACTGTTGATTTTGTATACACAAAGGAAGAGTATTATATGCACTAGTATTACATGGAGATGTTGAATATATGTGTGTACAAAGTGAGATAGGACAAGTCTGCATAGAGTATATGCATGTATAGGGAATTTTTCGATTGCCAAACTGTGAATCTGGACTATTGATCAAGTTGATTCTTGCTTGAATGCGTGGTCTCAATTCGCAGCATAGCAAAATAAGGATTTTTTCTTAGCATACATAGAAGATTGGCACTAACTATTAGAATCTTGTCAaactcaaatatttcatgttgGATAAATTCTGGGTTTTTACTGATTTTGTTCCTATttcaaatatttcttttatgACTTTATAATAAGAACCTCTGTAGCCTAAAACAAGCAAAATTTGATACTATTGAATAAGAAAGAGCTTTCTCTTAA belongs to Prunus persica cultivar Lovell chromosome G4, Prunus_persica_NCBIv2, whole genome shotgun sequence and includes:
- the LOC109949009 gene encoding uncharacterized protein LOC109949009, with translation MESARIARCSYGAVTVVIALFEHSKYADICNEMCLRFKELKVGSFELTYSLPEHPNCLLQSDMDVHLMLMCLSMLKSSFVDMSVKDLLSSNNEDGNHGTSNHAAPNHTPYSHAVSNRAAPDRAASNDATSDHAAVDHGASNHATTGAPNHALSADAMSNHTTPNDATSNDAASSDAISNRAACGDAISNHAASSSCMLDSSAFDENEHLGTSRFHEGETFLSQGWKEYINNVGQKFEGGVVEFRNKLCKYAFATGFRFAFVKNEKERVIAECFKKISDGCNWRIHASVCRLNGFFYIKSLNKVHTCTGAICEEKGKTMSSRIISSVLVDRIQEEPFIKPIDIVKDFKQNYGLDISYHTAWYAKNLAKSEVHGDESSSYSQLVWYRDALMSSNRGSHCVLECDPKTSRFRRLFICYGACIEGFRWCRPLLFIDVTGLESKHKGQLIGATGKNGNQGSFPFAFAIVDSENEENWSWFFENLAKVLTPQGRTITFISDHNKGLTEAVSNMFPTSHHAFCLQHLKQNLLSKYPSTYGKFFRDHIVDLFLKCAYAPTKAAFEVNMKNLKHEGGAPVMTFLEDLPKESWSYAYFKGNRYGEMCNNASESFNSWIFELRALPICQMVDGIRSKLKKMMAEWSRKAEQWCSVLCPMMERTLNERLMVGRNWNVSRCSASVYDVHAEICVKVDLANRLCSCHEWQIKGFPCVHALFAIQKDSGCIHEYTDDHFKSSYFRCSYAFSISPIPDIKNVMHEGSEDVIMPPLTKKRRGRPRTKMPKSVGEV